A region of Plantactinospora sp. BC1 DNA encodes the following proteins:
- the sucC gene encoding ADP-forming succinate--CoA ligase subunit beta has protein sequence MDLYEYQGRELFERHGLPVLAGGVATTPQEARAIAERLGGRVVVKAQVKVGGRGKAGGVKLAEGPDEAVARSTDILGMDIKGHTVNKVMLTVTADIAEEYYFSYLLDRANRTFLCIASVAGGMDIEQVAAETPERVAKVTIDANAGVDEAKAREIVEAAGFPAELTDQIVPIAVRLWQAFVAEDATLVEVNPLARTADGKVLCLDAKVSLDENAGFRHPDHEALVDQAAVDPLEQRAKEKDLNYVKLDGEVGIIGNGAGLVMSTLDVVAYAGESHGGVKPANFLDIGGGASAAVMANGLEIVLSDPSVRSVFVNVFGGITACDEVANGIIQALALLAERGETVDKPLVVRLDGNNAEAGRAILDGAANPLVQRVDTMDGAAQRAAELAAAGV, from the coding sequence GTGGACCTGTACGAATACCAGGGGCGTGAGCTGTTCGAGCGGCACGGGTTGCCCGTGCTGGCCGGCGGTGTCGCGACGACCCCCCAGGAGGCCCGCGCGATCGCCGAGCGCCTCGGCGGCCGGGTGGTCGTCAAGGCTCAGGTGAAGGTCGGCGGCCGGGGCAAGGCGGGCGGCGTCAAGCTGGCCGAGGGGCCGGACGAGGCGGTGGCCCGGTCCACCGACATCCTCGGCATGGACATCAAGGGCCACACGGTCAACAAGGTCATGCTGACCGTGACCGCGGACATCGCCGAGGAGTACTACTTCTCCTACCTGCTCGACCGCGCCAACCGCACCTTCCTCTGCATCGCCAGCGTGGCCGGCGGGATGGACATCGAGCAGGTGGCCGCCGAGACGCCGGAGCGGGTCGCCAAGGTGACGATCGACGCCAACGCCGGGGTCGACGAGGCCAAGGCGCGGGAGATCGTCGAGGCCGCCGGCTTCCCGGCCGAGCTGACCGACCAGATCGTGCCGATCGCGGTACGCCTGTGGCAGGCGTTCGTGGCCGAGGACGCCACCCTGGTCGAGGTGAACCCGCTGGCCCGGACGGCCGACGGAAAGGTGCTCTGCCTCGACGCGAAGGTCTCGCTCGACGAGAACGCCGGCTTCCGGCACCCCGACCACGAGGCGCTGGTCGACCAGGCCGCGGTGGACCCGCTGGAGCAGCGGGCCAAGGAGAAGGACCTCAACTACGTCAAGCTGGACGGCGAGGTCGGCATCATCGGCAACGGCGCCGGCCTGGTGATGTCCACCCTCGACGTGGTGGCGTACGCGGGCGAGTCGCACGGCGGCGTCAAGCCGGCGAACTTCCTCGACATCGGCGGCGGCGCCAGCGCCGCGGTGATGGCGAACGGCCTGGAGATCGTCCTCTCCGACCCGTCGGTACGCAGCGTCTTCGTCAACGTCTTCGGCGGGATCACCGCCTGCGACGAGGTCGCCAACGGCATCATCCAGGCGCTGGCCCTGCTCGCCGAGCGCGGCGAGACGGTCGACAAGCCCCTCGTGGTACGCCTCGACGGCAACAACGCGGAGGCCGGGCGGGCCATCCTCGACGGCGCCGCGAACCCGCTGGTGCAGCGGGTGGACACTATGGACGGCGCGGCCCAGCGGGCCGCCGAGCTCGCGGCTGCGGGGGTGTGA
- the sucD gene encoding succinate--CoA ligase subunit alpha has protein sequence MAIWLTKESKVVVQGMTGSEGMKHTRRMLAAGTNVVGGVNPRKAGQKVAFDNVELPVFANVAEAMAATGADVTVIFVPPQFTRGAVVEAIDAGIPLAVVITEGVPVHDTAAFWAYNVAQGERTRIIGPNCPGIASPGASNAGIIPADITGAGRIGLVSKSGTLTYQMMYELRDIGFSTCVGIGGDPIIGTTHIDALAAFQADPETDAIVMIGEIGGDAEERAAEFIKANVTKPVVGYIAGFTAPPGKTMGHAGAIISGSAGTADAKKAALEAVGVKVGKTPSETARLMRELMSGG, from the coding sequence ATGGCTATCTGGCTGACCAAGGAGTCCAAGGTCGTCGTACAGGGGATGACCGGCTCCGAGGGGATGAAGCACACCAGGCGGATGCTGGCCGCCGGTACCAACGTCGTCGGTGGGGTCAACCCGCGCAAGGCGGGCCAGAAGGTCGCCTTCGACAACGTCGAGCTGCCGGTCTTCGCCAACGTCGCCGAGGCGATGGCGGCCACCGGTGCCGACGTCACCGTCATCTTCGTACCGCCGCAGTTCACCCGGGGCGCCGTGGTCGAGGCGATCGACGCCGGCATCCCGCTCGCCGTGGTGATCACCGAGGGCGTACCGGTGCACGACACCGCCGCGTTCTGGGCGTACAACGTGGCGCAGGGGGAGCGGACCCGGATCATCGGGCCGAACTGCCCCGGCATCGCCTCGCCGGGCGCCTCCAACGCCGGCATCATCCCGGCCGACATCACCGGTGCGGGCCGGATCGGCCTGGTCAGCAAGAGCGGCACCCTGACCTACCAGATGATGTACGAACTGCGCGACATCGGCTTCTCCACCTGCGTCGGCATCGGCGGCGACCCGATCATCGGCACCACCCACATCGACGCGCTCGCGGCGTTCCAGGCCGACCCCGAGACCGACGCGATCGTGATGATCGGTGAGATCGGCGGTGACGCCGAGGAGCGGGCGGCCGAGTTCATCAAGGCCAACGTCACCAAGCCGGTGGTCGGCTACATCGCCGGCTTCACCGCACCGCCCGGCAAGACGATGGGGCACGCCGGGGCCATCATCTCCGGCTCGGCCGGTACCGCCGACGCGAAGAAGGCCGCCCTGGAGGCGGTCGGGGTCAAGGTCGGCAAGACGCCGA